In Nocardioides sp. WS12, the DNA window AGCGGGTTGGTCAGGCAGCGGATCGAGCCACCGCCGAGGTGGAACTCGCTGACGTCGACCAGGACGACCTCGAAGCCGAGGGTGTCCAGCCAGTTCCGCACACGCGGCGGGCAGGCGGGCATCACGACGGTGCGCCCGACGACCACCGAGTTGGCGCACCAGGTGCTGAGCGCCTCTTCCTCGCTGAGCACGATCGGCTGCGGGATGGACGCCATCAGGGAGGCGGCGGAGGCCTCGTCGAACGCCGACGGGCAGATCATCGCGTGGTCGTCGTCGAGGGGGCAGAAGGCGAGGTCGAGGTGGTACATCCCGGGGTGCACGATGCGGGCCCCCCGGACCTGCACGCCGAGGTCGTCGGCCAGTTGCTTGAGGGCGAGCTCGTCGGTCCGCGGGCCGTAGCCGACGACCAGTTCGCCGCCGAAGGGGAAGGCGTCGCCGGACTCGAAGTGGGCGCCGATCCCGTCGCGGCCGATGTGAGTGGCCGCGAAGGCGTGTGACTCGAACCAGGCCCGGGCGGCGGGCGTCTCGATGCGGCGCTGGGGGTAGCGCATGTGCGACATCACGACCGAGCGGCGGCCGGGGCCGGTCCAGTCGGGCCGGAGTGCGACGAGGCCGAGGTTCATGGCGTAGACCATGTCGGGCGCCTCGGGCAGCGCCGGGATCTCGTCGACGGTCGCGCCGAGCGCGCGGAGGGTGGCGGCGAGTTCGTCCCACTGGGCCCGCGCCCGTCCGGCGTCAGGCTGCACGGCCGGGTTCATGTACGGGTTGATCGCGTAGTCGACGCGGAACGACGACGGCTCGACCATCGCGTAGTGCTGACCCCACTCCAGTGATGCCGTCATGGTGGCTCCCTCTTCGCGGTCCGCGTGACGCGGACGTCCCCTGGGGTCGCCGACGACCCACACAAGTTGTCAGACAATCTGACAAGTCCGAGGATAGCGTCCCTCCGCACGATCGAGTCAATGGGCGGCACAATGGCCCCATGCCCGCATCCACGCCGACCCCCGCCAGGGCCCCGTTCGCAACCCTGAGCGTCGAGCACGCCTCGACGGTCTCGCGGGTGGCGACCGAGCTCCGCCGGGCGGTCTTCGAGGGCGAGCTCGAGAGCGGCACCCCGCTGCGCGAGATCGCGCTGGCCGAATCCCTCGGGGTGTCCCGGCCCACCGTGCGCGAGGCGCTGACGGTGCTGGTCGCCGAGGGCCTGGCCACCCGCGAACCCCACCGCGGCGTCACCGTGGCCACGCCACGCGCGGAGTCGGTGCGCGACGTGTGCCGGGCCCGCTGGGTCCTCGAAGGAGCCGGCGTCCGCGCCTGGGCCACCGCGGACGACGTACGACGGGAACGCGTGCGGGAGACCCTGGTCGCCTACACCAGCGCGGTGCGCGGCGGCGACGCGTCGTACGAAGAACTCAACGAGCGCCACCTCTCCTTCCACGTCTCCCTCGTCGAGCTCACCGGGAGCCCGCGGCTGGTCCAGATGGCCGAGGCGCTGATGGACGAGCTCAAACTGGCGCTCGCCCAGGTGGACCGGCTG includes these proteins:
- a CDS encoding arginine deiminase family protein; this translates as MTASLEWGQHYAMVEPSSFRVDYAINPYMNPAVQPDAGRARAQWDELAATLRALGATVDEIPALPEAPDMVYAMNLGLVALRPDWTGPGRRSVVMSHMRYPQRRIETPAARAWFESHAFAATHIGRDGIGAHFESGDAFPFGGELVVGYGPRTDELALKQLADDLGVQVRGARIVHPGMYHLDLAFCPLDDDHAMICPSAFDEASAASLMASIPQPIVLSEEEALSTWCANSVVVGRTVVMPACPPRVRNWLDTLGFEVVLVDVSEFHLGGGSIRCLTNPLDITVGRDLEIVSGGRVVVPGDIAA
- a CDS encoding GntR family transcriptional regulator, giving the protein MPASTPTPARAPFATLSVEHASTVSRVATELRRAVFEGELESGTPLREIALAESLGVSRPTVREALTVLVAEGLATREPHRGVTVATPRAESVRDVCRARWVLEGAGVRAWATADDVRRERVRETLVAYTSAVRGGDASYEELNERHLSFHVSLVELTGSPRLVQMAEALMDELKLALAQVDRLNRNAHNEAESHEGLVKLLEAGNLDGPSGAYEFLRRHIDDAEVEVIEALGLE